In Propionimicrobium sp. PCR01-08-3, one DNA window encodes the following:
- a CDS encoding aspartate dehydrogenase domain-containing protein, whose translation MSKKRLALIGCGKLNEIVADACESGALPEYELVGVLGRDPRKAAAFAERHHCKACASIDELLAEKPDFTAEAASVQAVRDYAQLVLAGGSNLVVLSIGAFADANFYDSVKLIAAGADRQVYIASGAVGGFDVLRTAALMGPVDVSFGSQKPPAVIAQGPLATPGVGELDEPKTMFSGTAAEAIQILPTHVNVAVAAALASAGPDNMQVEISAVPGFEGDEYKIELIGEEVKTDLNIYSRTSKVAGWSVVAALKNAVAPIVF comes from the coding sequence ATGAGCAAGAAAAGACTGGCGCTGATCGGCTGCGGAAAACTGAACGAAATCGTGGCGGACGCATGCGAGAGCGGTGCGTTACCCGAGTACGAACTGGTCGGCGTCCTCGGACGCGATCCGCGCAAGGCCGCGGCATTTGCTGAACGTCACCATTGCAAGGCATGCGCGTCCATTGACGAGCTGCTCGCCGAAAAGCCCGATTTCACGGCGGAGGCGGCATCCGTCCAGGCGGTGCGGGATTATGCGCAACTTGTGCTGGCCGGCGGATCGAACCTGGTGGTCTTGTCGATCGGCGCGTTCGCCGACGCGAATTTCTACGACTCGGTGAAGCTGATCGCCGCCGGCGCCGACCGGCAGGTGTATATCGCCAGCGGAGCAGTCGGAGGATTCGATGTGTTGCGCACCGCCGCGTTGATGGGGCCCGTCGATGTGTCGTTCGGCTCCCAGAAGCCGCCGGCGGTCATCGCGCAGGGCCCACTCGCGACACCTGGTGTGGGCGAGCTGGACGAACCCAAGACGATGTTCAGCGGGACCGCCGCCGAAGCCATCCAGATCCTCCCGACTCACGTGAACGTCGCGGTGGCCGCTGCCCTTGCGAGCGCCGGACCGGATAACATGCAGGTCGAGATCAGCGCGGTTCCGGGTTTCGAGGGCGACGAATACAAGATCGAACTGATCGGCGAAGAGGTGAAGACCGACCTCAATATCTACTCGCGCACCAGCAAGGTCGCAGGCTGGAGCGTGGTGGCCGCGCTCAAGAACGCGGTGGCTCCGATCGTCTTCTGA
- a CDS encoding D-isomer specific 2-hydroxyacid dehydrogenase family protein → MFKKLVAIEPVSLVESAEQKLHDYAESVVLFDDIPADNREIVERIGDADAVLLSYTSSVDAEVLQACPGVRYIGMCCSLYAPESANVDIAEANRRGITVTGIRDYGDQGVVEYVASELIRYLHGFGGKQWKAQPLELTDLKVGIIGLGTTGMMIAAGLQAFGADLYYYSRTRKPELEAAEPTAGQSIPGDRTRTGGARQGLTYLPLNELLATVGVVCTCLNKNVILLHDEQFARLGNGKILFNTSIGPSHDVAALEHWLANGDNEFFCDSAGALGDPSGELLTHPHVNCMNVSAGRTAQAIERLSTKVLKNIESYLGGQA, encoded by the coding sequence ATGTTCAAGAAATTGGTGGCGATCGAACCGGTCAGTCTGGTTGAATCTGCGGAGCAGAAGCTCCATGACTACGCCGAATCCGTCGTGCTGTTCGACGACATCCCGGCCGATAACCGAGAGATCGTGGAGCGCATCGGGGATGCGGATGCGGTGCTGCTGAGCTACACCAGCAGTGTCGACGCAGAGGTTCTGCAGGCATGTCCGGGCGTCCGCTACATCGGAATGTGCTGCAGTCTGTACGCGCCGGAGAGCGCGAATGTCGATATCGCTGAGGCCAACAGGCGTGGCATCACGGTCACCGGTATCAGGGACTACGGCGACCAGGGCGTCGTCGAGTACGTGGCGAGCGAACTCATCCGCTACCTGCATGGGTTTGGCGGCAAGCAGTGGAAGGCCCAGCCGCTCGAGCTCACGGATCTGAAGGTGGGCATCATCGGCCTGGGGACGACGGGAATGATGATCGCCGCCGGGCTGCAGGCGTTCGGCGCGGATCTCTACTACTACAGCCGCACCCGCAAGCCTGAGCTGGAGGCAGCCGAGCCGACCGCCGGCCAATCAATCCCCGGCGATCGGACGAGGACCGGCGGCGCCCGGCAAGGCCTGACCTATCTTCCGCTGAATGAGCTGTTGGCTACGGTCGGTGTCGTGTGCACCTGCTTGAACAAGAACGTCATCCTGCTTCACGACGAGCAGTTCGCCCGGCTCGGCAACGGAAAGATCCTCTTCAACACCTCCATCGGCCCGTCGCATGACGTTGCCGCCCTGGAACACTGGCTCGCCAATGGCGACAACGAGTTCTTCTGTGATTCCGCGGGGGCGCTCGGCGATCCCTCCGGTGAGCTGCTGACACATCCGCACGTGAACTGCATGAACGTTTCCGCCGGACGCACCGCCCAGGCAATCGAGCGCCTGAGCACCAAGGTGCTGAAAAACATCGAGAGCTACCTGGGCGGTCAAGCCTGA
- a CDS encoding TIGR00730 family Rossman fold protein, with protein MSESQTLPDEISRELRAVIAEAGITQNASLIERMLVTALGLGSDQTNKLDLKIASSALTEMRAAFSLFAPFADVPKVTIFGSARTQPTDVAYKQAKRAAAALAERGWMVVTGAGPGIMQAAAEGAGPDLSLGVSIRLPFEEKPNATIDVGRNVAMKYFFTRKLMLVKESSGFVYVPGGFGTLDELFELLTLQQTGKSEPTPVVLLDEPGGDFWRSFRDFMDDHLGRAGVISPDDFGRMRLTDSVSTAAEEITGFWRNYDSLRWVGDRLVLRLRAEPSDDEVAGLNERFAGLLAHGTIHKRGPLQHEIHDGDRLELPRLVCRFDPFQVGSLYRLIGAINELPSAPKTLAVPPSVGRPSDLE; from the coding sequence ATGTCTGAGTCACAAACGCTGCCGGATGAGATCTCTCGGGAATTGCGGGCCGTCATCGCCGAGGCCGGTATCACGCAGAACGCAAGCCTGATCGAGCGAATGCTCGTCACGGCGCTTGGTCTGGGCTCGGATCAGACGAATAAGCTCGATCTCAAAATCGCGAGTTCCGCGCTCACCGAGATGCGGGCCGCGTTCTCGCTCTTCGCGCCGTTCGCCGATGTTCCCAAGGTCACGATCTTCGGGTCGGCACGCACCCAGCCCACCGATGTTGCCTACAAGCAGGCGAAGCGCGCTGCCGCGGCGCTGGCCGAACGCGGCTGGATGGTCGTCACCGGCGCAGGACCGGGCATCATGCAGGCCGCGGCCGAGGGCGCCGGCCCCGATCTGTCGCTGGGGGTCTCCATTCGGCTGCCCTTCGAAGAGAAGCCGAATGCGACCATCGATGTCGGACGTAACGTCGCCATGAAGTACTTCTTCACCCGAAAGCTGATGCTGGTGAAAGAATCGAGTGGTTTCGTCTACGTGCCCGGCGGCTTCGGCACCTTGGACGAACTCTTCGAACTGCTGACCCTGCAACAAACCGGCAAGTCGGAGCCGACTCCGGTTGTTCTGCTCGATGAGCCGGGAGGGGATTTCTGGCGAAGTTTCCGCGATTTCATGGACGATCATCTGGGACGGGCGGGAGTGATCTCGCCCGACGACTTCGGACGGATGCGCCTCACCGACTCGGTATCGACGGCCGCAGAAGAGATCACGGGATTCTGGCGCAACTACGATTCGCTGCGTTGGGTCGGCGATCGGCTCGTGCTGAGGCTGCGCGCCGAACCCAGCGACGATGAGGTGGCCGGCCTCAATGAACGATTCGCCGGGCTGCTCGCCCATGGCACCATTCACAAGCGCGGGCCGCTCCAGCACGAGATCCATGACGGCGACCGCTTGGAGCTGCCGCGCCTGGTCTGCCGTTTCGATCCGTTCCAGGTCGGTTCGCTGTACCGGTTGATCGGCGCGATCAACGAGCTGCCCAGCGCGCCCAAGACCCTGGCCGTCCCGCCGAGCGTCGGGCGTCCGAGTGATCTGGAGTGA
- a CDS encoding FAD-binding protein, with protein MSENVQETYDVVVVGSGAAAFATALAAVDEQLSVIMVESTDQWGGNTSMSGGGMWLPNNPLMRREGAGDSREEALEYMLATIGEPGPASSKERIEAFVDSIDDFVLTAERHGMEFMRDTDYPDYYPELPGGKIGRAIEGMNFDIKKLGDWAATQRGVIPLPVRTNDIWLLGRAWSTPDGFMRGAQFVFRTIGGLVAGKKLVGLGGALAAQYAHAVLVKARVPLLLSTPAVGLEIDGERVVGVRVQDAEGERVLRARRGVMLGAGGFESNQAWRRNYQNVIGYTSGSPGNLGKPIEFAQEIGAAVDYMDDAWWGATLAPFNDGPAGGFLVGERALPYMMIVDGQGRRFANEAESYIDLGHHMNDHDRGGSYWMITEGRYNLRYFRTFSIQPGLIKGMTDKAFLHKARTLGELARKLGVPQENLRVTVERFNGFARTGRDQDFHKGDSAYDRYYGDPTVRPNPCLGPLEKGPFTAYKIVAGDLGTKGGLITDKDARVLREDGSVIEGLYAAGNTTATVMGHTYPGPGSTIAPAAVFGLRGGRHMARQA; from the coding sequence ATGTCTGAGAACGTGCAAGAAACCTACGATGTCGTTGTCGTGGGAAGCGGGGCGGCGGCATTCGCCACGGCATTGGCCGCCGTCGATGAACAGTTGAGCGTCATCATGGTGGAAAGCACCGACCAGTGGGGTGGCAACACCTCCATGTCGGGCGGCGGCATGTGGCTGCCGAACAATCCGCTGATGAGGCGCGAGGGCGCCGGGGACTCTCGCGAGGAGGCCCTCGAGTACATGCTGGCCACCATCGGGGAGCCGGGTCCCGCCTCGTCGAAGGAGCGGATCGAGGCATTCGTCGACAGCATTGACGATTTCGTGCTGACAGCCGAGCGGCACGGTATGGAATTCATGCGGGACACCGACTATCCCGACTACTATCCCGAGCTTCCGGGCGGAAAGATCGGCCGGGCGATCGAAGGCATGAACTTCGACATCAAGAAGCTGGGTGACTGGGCCGCGACCCAGCGAGGCGTGATCCCCCTGCCGGTGCGCACCAATGATATTTGGCTGCTGGGACGCGCCTGGTCGACACCGGACGGCTTCATGCGGGGCGCACAGTTCGTCTTCCGGACGATCGGTGGCCTTGTCGCAGGCAAGAAGCTCGTCGGGCTCGGCGGAGCGCTGGCCGCGCAATACGCTCATGCGGTGCTGGTGAAGGCCCGGGTGCCCCTGCTGTTGTCGACGCCTGCCGTCGGGCTGGAAATTGACGGTGAGCGGGTCGTCGGGGTGCGCGTCCAGGACGCGGAGGGCGAGCGTGTGCTGCGGGCACGGCGTGGAGTGATGCTCGGCGCCGGAGGCTTCGAGTCGAACCAGGCCTGGCGCCGTAATTATCAGAACGTCATCGGATACACCTCGGGCAGTCCCGGCAATCTCGGTAAACCGATCGAATTCGCCCAGGAGATCGGGGCGGCCGTCGACTACATGGACGATGCCTGGTGGGGTGCCACTTTGGCGCCGTTCAACGACGGGCCGGCAGGTGGCTTCCTGGTGGGGGAGCGCGCGCTGCCATACATGATGATCGTCGATGGGCAGGGCAGACGCTTCGCGAACGAGGCCGAGTCGTACATTGATCTGGGCCACCACATGAATGACCACGACCGTGGCGGCAGCTACTGGATGATCACCGAGGGACGCTACAACCTCCGCTACTTCCGGACCTTCTCGATTCAACCCGGACTGATCAAGGGAATGACCGACAAGGCCTTCCTGCACAAGGCCAGGACGCTCGGCGAGTTGGCGCGCAAGCTCGGCGTCCCCCAGGAGAATCTTCGCGTGACGGTCGAGCGCTTCAATGGATTCGCGAGAACCGGACGTGACCAGGACTTCCACAAGGGGGACTCGGCCTACGACCGTTACTACGGTGACCCGACCGTGCGTCCGAACCCCTGTTTGGGGCCGCTCGAAAAGGGGCCGTTCACCGCATACAAGATCGTCGCGGGCGATCTGGGCACCAAGGGCGGACTGATCACGGACAAGGATGCCCGGGTGCTGCGCGAGGACGGTTCGGTCATCGAAGGCCTGTATGCGGCAGGCAACACCACGGCCACCGTGATGGGTCACACCTATCCCGGGCCGGGATCGACGATCGCACCGGCCGCGGTGTTCGGCCTGCGCGGTGGACGGCACATGGCCCGGCAGGCATAG